The genomic DNA TGTCTCCAAACATGATTGTAGCACCGCAAGCGATCAGAGAGATCACCTCGGATTGGCTGACAGTTGTTTTAAAAAGCGCCGACCTAATCCGCTCAAGCAAAGTGGTCGGCGCAGTGCCTACCGTTTTGAGTGAAAACCGGGGGTTTCTCAGTGTAGTTGCAAAATTCGCTCTTAGTTATGATGAGCCGGAACCAACAGCGCCAAACACTGTGGTCGTCAAAATGGAGACTCCTGATCCTGAACTGCATATGATCGGAGACGAGAAACATGCCTTCGAACGAGAGATCAAATTCTATCAAGAGGTTGGTCAAAGGACGGGTATCCGGCTCCCCTCCGTCTACTTCGCTGTGGATCAGCCGCCTCATTTCTGTCTCGTTATGGAGGACTTTTCTCACTGTGAACCAGGAGATCAAGTGGCGGGGATGCCTTTAGACTTGGTCGGAACCGCTGCTCAAATGATGGGAACTCTGCAGGCCCGCTTTTGGAACAATGAAGCTCTGGAATTATTGAATTGGATGCCAACTTCCAATCGGATTGAGGCCGACTACGAAGAGAACTGGACGTCGTTTAAAAAACACTACGGGCACTTTATCGAGAAAGGTGGAATTGAGTTGGGTGATCATTTGCTTTCTTATATCGACTGGGTGTTCGAGGAGATTGAGCATCGCCCGAAGACCATCACTCATAACGACCTGCGCGAAGATAATCTTCTTTTTGGCAAGGCCGGAACGAATGAAGAAGTGATCATTATCGATTGGCAGCTGGCAACCCGTAGTATGGGCGTTTTTGACATCACCCGATTGATTTCAGGAAGTACCCTTCCGGATCTTCGGCGAGGTCACGAAATTGAAATCCTTCGGATCTGGTACGATTCTCTCATCCGCGGAGGAGTGGAGGGCTACTCTTGGGAAGATGCCCGCTATGACCTTCACCTCGCCTTGCTCGAGTGCATTTGCTACCCGATAAAGTTTCACACGGCATTCATCGATAAACCCCATGAGGGCCGCGGGTACCAACTGA from Verrucomicrobiota bacterium includes the following:
- a CDS encoding oxidoreductase family protein encodes the protein MIVAPQAIREITSDWLTVVLKSADLIRSSKVVGAVPTVLSENRGFLSVVAKFALSYDEPEPTAPNTVVVKMETPDPELHMIGDEKHAFEREIKFYQEVGQRTGIRLPSVYFAVDQPPHFCLVMEDFSHCEPGDQVAGMPLDLVGTAAQMMGTLQARFWNNEALELLNWMPTSNRIEADYEENWTSFKKHYGHFIEKGGIELGDHLLSYIDWVFEEIEHRPKTITHNDLREDNLLFGKAGTNEEVIIIDWQLATRSMGVFDITRLISGSTLPDLRRGHEIEILRIWYDSLIRGGVEGYSWEDARYDLHLALLECICYPIKFHTAFIDKPHEGRGYQLTEAIIRRHFASAVDLNAAEILPG